One genomic segment of Sanyastnella coralliicola includes these proteins:
- the gldM gene encoding gliding motility protein GldM, which yields MAGNNMSPRQKMIGMMYLVLTAMLALNVQREVLEAFVTLDEGIERAGEQQELENDRLMSEIQAAYSLDPTGVRQWMEAADQVRQGASLVQTKIDSLRVKLVMEAEGLERSEADTLQLRYVEKQDDIDVATYIMVGEQEDGSGGEAAKLREQILSYTGGVNDLLFQRGLEAIDLPVDFSSRMVDDIELEWEVHAFYEMPFVASITMMSKLQNDIRRFESEALNRLAGELDADDFPIDTVLARVLPKSSYVLQGETYEADIFLGGFSTTLAPEILIGELDENGQLINEGQALEVNNGMGHFAVDTRSEGIQSYSGVVRMPNKRGQVMEFPFESEYMVARPSATVSPTAMNVLYKGVENPLSVSVPGVPKEKTRVRITGNGNRVSPKGDAYEVVLNNSARGTVSVIVEAEIDGGYKEMGKQEFRVKPLPKPSARFGDVANSGVMTKAAFKVNYVIGEYGDDFVFNLPLRVTSFTLAYPKDGVRVEKPIPGRQIPRDLWDLIDRIPRNTIVTIEDIIVKGNDGVEHEVSPIIIKITG from the coding sequence ATGGCAGGAAATAACATGTCTCCCCGACAAAAGATGATCGGTATGATGTACTTGGTACTCACCGCAATGCTCGCACTCAACGTTCAACGTGAAGTCCTGGAAGCCTTCGTAACGCTTGATGAGGGAATCGAACGAGCTGGAGAACAACAAGAGCTGGAGAACGATCGACTCATGAGTGAGATCCAGGCAGCTTATAGTCTTGACCCGACAGGCGTGCGGCAATGGATGGAAGCTGCAGATCAGGTGCGACAGGGTGCCTCTCTCGTACAAACCAAGATTGATTCGTTACGCGTGAAGCTAGTGATGGAGGCCGAAGGATTGGAGCGAAGTGAAGCCGATACGCTCCAACTGAGGTATGTAGAGAAGCAAGACGACATCGACGTTGCTACCTACATTATGGTCGGGGAACAAGAAGATGGCTCTGGTGGTGAGGCAGCGAAACTGCGTGAGCAGATTCTGTCTTACACCGGAGGGGTGAATGATCTCCTCTTCCAGCGCGGACTGGAAGCCATCGACCTGCCAGTTGATTTTTCGTCGAGAATGGTTGACGATATCGAATTAGAATGGGAAGTTCATGCGTTTTACGAGATGCCTTTTGTGGCGAGTATTACCATGATGAGCAAGCTTCAGAATGATATTCGTCGCTTTGAATCAGAAGCATTGAATCGCCTCGCCGGCGAGCTGGATGCCGATGATTTTCCAATTGACACCGTGTTAGCACGAGTGCTTCCTAAATCATCCTACGTATTGCAAGGAGAAACCTATGAAGCAGATATTTTCCTAGGAGGCTTTAGTACCACCTTGGCGCCTGAGATTTTGATCGGTGAATTAGATGAGAACGGACAATTGATCAACGAAGGTCAAGCCCTGGAGGTCAATAATGGAATGGGACATTTCGCCGTAGACACTCGTTCAGAGGGAATTCAATCATACAGCGGTGTCGTCCGCATGCCCAACAAACGTGGACAGGTCATGGAGTTCCCCTTCGAGTCTGAGTACATGGTAGCTCGTCCTTCTGCCACGGTTTCTCCAACGGCTATGAACGTTCTATATAAAGGAGTAGAGAACCCACTTTCAGTTTCGGTACCGGGAGTCCCAAAGGAGAAGACCAGAGTTCGAATTACCGGGAATGGGAACCGCGTTTCGCCCAAAGGTGATGCCTATGAAGTGGTTTTGAACAACAGCGCTCGAGGCACAGTGAGTGTGATTGTAGAGGCAGAGATCGACGGAGGCTATAAGGAAATGGGAAAACAGGAATTCCGTGTGAAGCCGCTACCAAAGCCTTCCGCTCGATTTGGAGATGTAGCAAACTCAGGAGTTATGACGAAAGCCGCCTTTAAGGTTAATTACGTAATTGGAGAGTACGGCGATGACTTCGTGTTCAATCTCCCGCTGAGAGTGACATCGTTCACACTAGCCTACCCTAAAGACGGAGTTAGAGTAGAAAAACCAATTCCTGGCCGTCAGATTCCAAGGGATTTATGGGACCTAATTGACAGAATTCCGCGCAACACAATAGTGACAATCGAGGATATTATAGTAAAGGGTAACGATGGCGTCGAACATGAGGTTTCGCCGATCATTATTAAGATCACCGGCTAG
- the dnaN gene encoding DNA polymerase III subunit beta: MKFVVASDKLHKQLQLLSGVLNSSNTLPILDNFLFELSPNKATISASDLETTMTTAMEVMTDDEASIAIPAKLLIDTLKSFGSSSIPLTFKIDEKSLAIEVTSDQGRYKLAGANGSEFPKAPAIESDKSFDMDGGVLSSAINRSLFAAGNDDLRPVMSGLFFEIHEDKMHFVATDAHRLVRYTRSDVQAGAAGSFIVPKKPLNLLKNVVAGADKVTVTYSESNAHFAFDDISLMCRLIDGKYPNYEAVIPKDNPNKLTVNRDQMSQSIRRVSLFANKTTHQVRLKIAGSELHISAEDLDFANSAIERMSCNYTGEDMEIGFNSRFILDMLSNISTDEVVLELSAPNRAGILLPGEVEEEGEDILMLVMPVMLNS, encoded by the coding sequence ATGAAGTTCGTTGTAGCTAGCGATAAACTACATAAGCAATTACAGTTGTTGAGCGGAGTGCTAAACAGCTCGAATACATTGCCGATTCTAGATAATTTCTTGTTTGAGCTTTCGCCGAACAAGGCTACGATCTCTGCCTCAGATCTTGAAACTACCATGACTACGGCCATGGAAGTAATGACAGATGACGAAGCAAGTATTGCGATTCCAGCAAAACTGTTGATCGATACCTTGAAGTCATTCGGTAGTTCGTCAATCCCATTGACCTTTAAGATCGATGAGAAGTCTCTAGCGATTGAAGTTACAAGTGACCAAGGACGCTACAAACTAGCCGGAGCTAACGGAAGTGAATTCCCGAAAGCACCAGCTATTGAAAGCGACAAGTCATTTGATATGGATGGTGGAGTGCTTTCGAGCGCTATCAATCGTTCATTGTTCGCCGCAGGAAACGATGATCTTCGTCCGGTAATGAGCGGTTTGTTCTTCGAAATTCACGAAGACAAGATGCACTTTGTGGCGACTGACGCTCACCGCTTGGTTCGCTACACACGTAGTGATGTGCAAGCAGGCGCTGCTGGCAGCTTCATCGTACCGAAGAAGCCGTTGAACTTGCTTAAGAATGTAGTAGCAGGAGCTGATAAAGTGACTGTGACTTACAGCGAAAGCAACGCACACTTTGCGTTCGATGACATCAGCTTGATGTGTCGATTGATCGATGGAAAGTACCCGAACTACGAAGCGGTTATTCCAAAAGACAACCCGAACAAGTTGACAGTGAATCGAGATCAGATGTCACAGTCGATTCGTCGTGTGAGCCTTTTCGCCAACAAGACAACACACCAGGTACGTCTGAAGATTGCTGGTAGTGAGCTTCACATTTCAGCTGAAGACCTTGACTTCGCTAACTCTGCGATCGAACGTATGAGCTGTAATTACACAGGTGAAGACATGGAGATCGGTTTCAATAGCCGATTCATCCTAGATATGTTGAGCAACATCTCTACTGATGAGGTCGTTCTCGAACTCAGCGCACCAAACCGCGCAGGTATCCTACTTCCAGGTGAAGTAGAAGAGGAGGGGGAAGACATCTTGATGTTGGTGATGCCTGTTATGCTTAATAGTTAA